The DNA region TATGTTATATCTTATAAAGATTTTCTCACCATCTAATTTAAATGCTAATTTTTCATTTAAAATAGTTTTTAATCTCTCAATTATCAAAGGTAAATTATTTTTATTTTCTATATCTTTTAAAAATATTCCAAACTCGTCTGAACTGGTTCTTCCTATAATATTATCTTTTTTAAAATGTTTATTTAATATATCTGCTAAATATTTTAAAATCTCATCTCCAACCTCTACCCCATATTTTTTATTAATAACGGAGAAATTATAAATATCTATCAAGATTAATGCAGATAGGTTATTCGGATTTTTGATTATATAATCTGCCACTTGCATTTGAAAGCCTACAAAATTATAAAGATTAGTTACTACATCATAATATCTTAATCTTTCATTTTCTTCAGATAAAACTCTTTCTTTTGTTATATCTTTGCCTATACTTATAAATTTTAAAGAACCATTAGGAAGTTTTACAGGTATAATTTTTTCATCAAGATAAAATAAATCTCCATCTTTTTTTCTATTTACAAAGATTCCATCAAACTCTTTTTCATTTTTTATTGTATTCCATAACTCTTCATAAAATTCCTTATCTTGATATCCTGATTTGAAAATTCTTGGATTTTTTCCTATTAATTCTTCTTTTGTGTATCCTGTAATTTCACAAACATAATCATTAACATACTCTATATTTCCATTTTCATCTGTACTAACAACCCATTGAGAAGAATTTTTTATTGCTTGATTTAAGATTATGCTATTTCTTATAGTTTCTATCTTTTCAATAGCAAATTGTAAATCAGATTGTAGTTCTTCTAATATGGTTTTATTTTCTTCTTCAAAATAAAATGGTTCTGTGGCATATATATTTAAAGTTGCTACTACTTTATCATTCTTTTTAATAGGTATAGATGCAGAAGAGAGGAAATTTCTTTTGAGCATCTCTTCTTTCCAAGGTTTCATAAACTCTGTGGTTTTAGTATCCGGATTTATAATAATATTACCTGTTCTGAATGCTAAACCTGTTGGTCCTCTTCCTTCCGGCAGATTTTCTCCTACTGCTACTTTTATAACATCTAAATATCCCTCTTCTTCACCGCATTTATAAATGGTTTTAAAAAGATTTGTTTCTTTATCAGGCACTCCTATCCATACAAATTTTATATCAAGTTCTTTTACCAAGGCTTCACATATTACTTTATAAAGTTCTTCTTCCGTTAAGACGCTTATAATCGCTTTATTTACATTCCTAAGTGCTTTATATAATCTTTGTAATCTTACTTCTCTTGTAATATCAATGATAAATCCAAAGAAAGATGTTATATTTCCATTTTCATCATATACAGGAGTAGTTTGGTCTAAAATCCATACAAAATTACCTTTTTTAGTTTTTAATCTATAAGGTTTATGTATCCAGAATTTCTTCTTTTCTCTTATACCTTCTTCAACTTCCTTTGCTACTCTTTCTAAATCTTGTGGATGAATTAAATCAGCATATAAGATTTTTCCTTCTGTAAAATCTTCAGCAGTGAATCCAACTATATCTTCTACATTAGTGGAAACAAATGCAACAGGCCAGTTTTGCTCATTTTTCCATAAAAATGCAACAACTTTTCCTTCTTCAAATATTGGTCTTACTATCTGAAAATCAAAAATTATATCTTCTTTTTTAAAGATTTCATCTAAATCTATATGAAACTCTACAAAATAATCACCCTCACGGGAAGCTAAAACATAAAAATATTTAGTACCTTCCTCTGTATAATGTTTATGAATAACTCCATAATGATTTTTTCCTGATTTTAACATCTCATTTACAGGGCAAGGATGTTCTTTAAAATGAAAACAGGGTTGATTAAAATAATGTGATATTTCATAACAATATTTTTTATCTGTTTCTCCGTAAATTTCTACTGCTTTTTTATTCATAAAAACAACATTAAAATCTTTGTCTATCACCAAAACCGGTTCTTGTATCCAATTTAAAACTTCAAAATCCATTTTAAATTTCCCCTGAATAAAAAGATTTTTACATAAAATTATACTTGATTTTTTAGTTTTCATCATTATTTTTTTTTATAAAACAATATAAAAGGAGCTAAAAATGGCTAAGGTTGGATATATTTATGATGATATTTATTTAAAACATGATACCGGTGAAGGACATCCTGAAAGAAAAGAAAGGTTAATATCTATAAATGAGCATATAAAAGATTTAAAAGATAAGCTTATTTTTATATCTCCGAGAAAAGCCACCGTAAAAGAGATAACATTAATACATGATACATATTATCCGCAGGAAATTATGGATTTTTGCAGTGCAGGTGGTGGCTATCTTGACCCTGATACAAAGGTAAGTGAGCTATCTTATGAAGCTGCAACTTATGCAGTAGGTGCAGGACTTGAAGCAATTGATAAAATAAAAGAAGGAAAAGTTGAGAGAGTTTTTGCAGCTGTAAGACCACCGGGGCACCATGCTGAAAAATCTAATGCTATGGGTTTTTGTATATTTAATAATATAGCCATAGCCGCAAGATATGCACAAACAAAAGGTTATGAGAAGGTTTTTATTATAGATTTTGATGCCCATCACGGCAATGGAACCCAAAGGGCTTTTTATGAAGATGACACCGTATTTTATTTTAGCACCCATGAATATCCATTTTATCCCGGAACCGGCTCAAAAGATGAAAAAGGAGCCGGAAAAGGTTATGGATACACCTATAATGTCCCTTTACCTGCCGGCACAGGTGATGAACTGTATTTAGATATATATCAAAATCTATTACCTGAGCTTGTAAAAGATTTTAAACCGGATATAATACTTGTATCGGCAGGATATGATTTGCATAAAGATGACCCGCTTACATACCTTGAAGTATCTACAGAAGGAATAGGAGCCATTGTAGAAGCTATTTTAAAAACTGCTGATGTGCCGTTTTTATTTATGTTAGAAGGTGGTTATAACCTAAAAGCCCTCGGAGAAAGTGTAAGATTAACAATTGAAAAAATGGTGGAAATATGAGAATATTAATAACCGGTGGAACCGGATTTGTAGGCAGGTATATAGTAGATGCTTTGGCAGATGATTACACTATAATATTACCTGTCCGCAATGTAGAAAAAATAAATAGATTATATAAAAAAGACAATATAATACCTATCCAATTTAAAGAAAACCTAAAAGATATTGTTATAGAGCAAAATCCGGATATTGTAATTAATCTACTCGGTATATTAAAAGAAGAAAATGGGGCTACTTTTGAAAAAGTTCATTTTGAATATTCAAAAAAATTGATAGATGGAGCAAAAAATATAAAAATTAAAAAATTTATCCAGATGTCAGCCCTTGGAGCAGATATAAACTCAAAAAGTAAATACCAACAAACAAAAGCAAAAGCGGAAAAATATCTGATAGAATCCGGTTTAGATTATGTGATTTTTAGACCTTCAATTATTATGGGCAAAGAGCAAAAATTATTTGAAGATTTTAAAAAATTTGCAAAAATTACACCTATATTTTTAGCACCGGTAGATGCTAAGGTTCAGCCGGTTCATATATTAGATGTAAGAGATTGTTATATTAAAGCAGTAAAAACAGATATAAAAAATGAGATTTTTGAACTTTGTGGAGATAAAATAATCAATTATAAAGAGCTTTTTGATTTTGCTTTAAGATATATAGGAATAAAAAGATTAGTTATCCCTGTCCCGAGAATATTTTTTAAACCAATAGCAGAGATATCTTCAATTTTGCCACAGGCACCTATCACAAAAGACCAATATTATATGCTTGAAAAAGACAATATATGCTCCGGTAAATACAAAGGAGTAAAGGATTTATTAGGTAGCATCAGAAATCCTTTCTCATTCTAAGGTAATTTTATAATCAAAACCATCCAAATCATCAAAATCAATAGTTTTTGTTATTCTAAGATTACATACCGGACATTTTATATCTAAAAATCCGGTTTTGTTCCATACAAGCAATGTTTCTGTTATTGTGTTTCCACATTTACAAACAAATTTAATTGTTTTAAATTGAAGTTCTAAATCCTGCTTTAGCATAATCTTTTACCTCCAAATTTATTTGATAAAATATTACAGCAAGAAGATTAA from Venenivibrio stagnispumantis includes:
- a CDS encoding complex I NDUFA9 subunit family protein, whose translation is MRILITGGTGFVGRYIVDALADDYTIILPVRNVEKINRLYKKDNIIPIQFKENLKDIVIEQNPDIVINLLGILKEENGATFEKVHFEYSKKLIDGAKNIKIKKFIQMSALGADINSKSKYQQTKAKAEKYLIESGLDYVIFRPSIIMGKEQKLFEDFKKFAKITPIFLAPVDAKVQPVHILDVRDCYIKAVKTDIKNEIFELCGDKIINYKELFDFALRYIGIKRLVIPVPRIFFKPIAEISSILPQAPITKDQYYMLEKDNICSGKYKGVKDLLGSIRNPFSF
- a CDS encoding EAL domain-containing protein, whose product is MDFEVLNWIQEPVLVIDKDFNVVFMNKKAVEIYGETDKKYCYEISHYFNQPCFHFKEHPCPVNEMLKSGKNHYGVIHKHYTEEGTKYFYVLASREGDYFVEFHIDLDEIFKKEDIIFDFQIVRPIFEEGKVVAFLWKNEQNWPVAFVSTNVEDIVGFTAEDFTEGKILYADLIHPQDLERVAKEVEEGIREKKKFWIHKPYRLKTKKGNFVWILDQTTPVYDENGNITSFFGFIIDITREVRLQRLYKALRNVNKAIISVLTEEELYKVICEALVKELDIKFVWIGVPDKETNLFKTIYKCGEEEGYLDVIKVAVGENLPEGRGPTGLAFRTGNIIINPDTKTTEFMKPWKEEMLKRNFLSSASIPIKKNDKVVATLNIYATEPFYFEEENKTILEELQSDLQFAIEKIETIRNSIILNQAIKNSSQWVVSTDENGNIEYVNDYVCEITGYTKEELIGKNPRIFKSGYQDKEFYEELWNTIKNEKEFDGIFVNRKKDGDLFYLDEKIIPVKLPNGSLKFISIGKDITKERVLSEENERLRYYDVVTNLYNFVGFQMQVADYIIKNPNNLSALILIDIYNFSVINKKYGVEVGDEILKYLADILNKHFKKDNIIGRTSSDEFGIFLKDIENKNNLPLIIERLKTILNEKLAFKLDGEKIFIRYNIGISIYPDDGKNFKEIMESASIALKYAKEEGENVIRFHSKEMEEKIESLFKAENVLQKAVEKDLFIFHYQPYFDTKTGKIAGFESLVRIKDEDGKIYYPKDFIDLLEQSEYLNSFKKWALKEVSEKIKKWNIPISVNISARSFKNPSFAQEVLEHAKGLPAPMVLEITERLYMDNPEQSKQIIEELKKCKNIRISIDDFGTGYSSLSYLKDLNADVIKIDISFVRKMLEDEKTRIIVEMIITLADKFGMKTVAEGVETKEQYDMLKEMDADYIQGFYLAKPMTEEEAEKLLRR
- a CDS encoding histone deacetylase family protein, with product MAKVGYIYDDIYLKHDTGEGHPERKERLISINEHIKDLKDKLIFISPRKATVKEITLIHDTYYPQEIMDFCSAGGGYLDPDTKVSELSYEAATYAVGAGLEAIDKIKEGKVERVFAAVRPPGHHAEKSNAMGFCIFNNIAIAARYAQTKGYEKVFIIDFDAHHGNGTQRAFYEDDTVFYFSTHEYPFYPGTGSKDEKGAGKGYGYTYNVPLPAGTGDELYLDIYQNLLPELVKDFKPDIILVSAGYDLHKDDPLTYLEVSTEGIGAIVEAILKTADVPFLFMLEGGYNLKALGESVRLTIEKMVEI